One Qiania dongpingensis genomic window carries:
- a CDS encoding polysaccharide deacetylase family protein produces MGKRGVTVLLTVLLAVCLLGMEKIKSREAGTEPEQEENINVGAETAESTAEDEPRLVALTFDDGPHAVFTKKLLDGLKERDVKATFFLIGKSIEGKEDVVKQMAEDGHLVGSHTYNHVQLTKLPVKKACEEITMTNDAIYNVTGKIPEYIRPPFGSWDKELECAVNMTAVLWNVDPRDWQVQDTDTVVKHVLNHVENGSIILLHDVYGTSVEAAFQIVDALKEQGYTFVTVDELILD; encoded by the coding sequence TTGGGTAAGCGGGGAGTCACAGTTCTTTTAACCGTTTTACTGGCAGTCTGCCTGCTGGGAATGGAAAAAATAAAGAGCCGGGAGGCCGGCACGGAGCCGGAACAGGAGGAAAATATAAACGTGGGGGCAGAGACGGCTGAGAGCACGGCGGAGGATGAGCCCCGGCTGGTAGCTCTCACCTTTGACGACGGCCCCCATGCCGTTTTTACAAAGAAGCTGCTGGACGGCCTGAAAGAGCGGGATGTAAAAGCCACTTTCTTTCTCATTGGAAAAAGCATTGAGGGGAAGGAAGACGTGGTAAAGCAGATGGCCGAGGACGGTCATCTGGTCGGAAGCCATACGTATAACCATGTGCAGCTGACAAAGCTCCCGGTAAAAAAAGCATGCGAAGAAATTACGATGACCAACGACGCCATTTACAATGTCACCGGGAAGATACCGGAATACATCCGGCCGCCCTTTGGATCCTGGGATAAAGAATTGGAATGTGCGGTAAACATGACGGCAGTCTTGTGGAATGTGGACCCGAGAGACTGGCAGGTACAGGATACGGACACGGTGGTGAAACATGTGCTGAACCATGTGGAAAACGGAAGCATCATCCTTCTCCATGATGTTTATGGTACATCTGTAGAAGCGGCTTTCCAGATCGTGGATGCGCTGAAGGAACAGGGCTATACCTTTGTAACGGTGGATGAACTGATTTTAGACTAA
- a CDS encoding replication-associated recombination protein A, with protein MDLFDYMRENTQEKEAPLAARMRPSSLEEIVGQKHIIGKGTLLYRAIAADKLSSIILYGPPGTGKTTIAKVIANTTKSTFTQINATSAGKKDMEEVVHKAKDSLGMFGKKTILFIDEIHRFNKGQQDYLLPFVEDGTIVLIGATTENPYFEVNSALISRSIIFQLEDLTKEDIKELLSRAVHDKEKGLGALNVSIEEDALEFLADISGGDARSALNALELGALSTPKDERGLIRITLDVAQECIQKRAIQYDKTGDNHYDTISAFIKSMRGSDPDAAVYYLARMLYAGEDIKFIARRIMICASEDVGNADPQALQVAVAAAQAVERLGMPEARIVLSHAAIYVASAPKSNACCMAIDSAMERVRSEKMKTVPPHLKDSHYKGAAKLGHGLDYKYAHSFPNHYVKQQYLPDEVVGTVFYEPTDLGYEKKIKEWLEWLKKD; from the coding sequence ATGGATTTATTTGATTATATGAGAGAAAACACTCAGGAAAAGGAAGCTCCACTTGCCGCCAGGATGCGTCCGTCTTCCCTGGAGGAAATCGTCGGCCAAAAGCATATCATCGGCAAGGGCACCCTGCTTTACCGCGCGATTGCTGCGGACAAGCTGAGCTCTATCATCTTATATGGTCCGCCCGGCACCGGGAAGACAACGATCGCCAAGGTCATCGCCAATACCACCAAGTCCACCTTTACGCAGATCAACGCCACCTCCGCGGGTAAAAAAGACATGGAGGAAGTCGTTCACAAAGCCAAAGACTCTCTGGGCATGTTTGGAAAAAAGACCATTTTATTTATCGATGAAATCCACAGATTCAATAAAGGACAGCAGGATTACCTGCTGCCCTTCGTAGAGGATGGGACCATCGTTCTGATTGGCGCCACCACGGAAAACCCTTATTTTGAGGTGAACAGCGCCCTTATTTCCCGCTCTATCATTTTTCAGCTGGAGGACCTCACAAAAGAAGATATCAAAGAGCTTCTCTCCCGTGCCGTCCATGACAAGGAAAAGGGCCTCGGGGCGCTGAATGTATCCATAGAGGAGGATGCGCTGGAATTCCTGGCCGATATTTCAGGCGGTGACGCCCGCTCCGCCTTAAATGCCCTGGAGCTGGGCGCTTTATCTACACCCAAAGATGAACGCGGCCTGATCCGCATCACCCTGGATGTGGCGCAGGAGTGTATCCAGAAACGCGCCATACAATATGACAAAACGGGGGACAATCATTACGACACCATTTCCGCTTTCATAAAAAGTATGAGGGGATCCGATCCCGATGCCGCGGTCTATTATCTCGCCCGTATGCTGTACGCCGGCGAGGACATCAAATTCATCGCCCGCCGTATCATGATATGCGCTTCCGAGGACGTGGGAAATGCCGATCCTCAAGCCCTCCAGGTAGCGGTAGCCGCCGCGCAGGCGGTAGAACGCCTCGGTATGCCCGAAGCCCGCATCGTCCTGTCCCACGCTGCCATTTATGTGGCCTCCGCGCCAAAAAGCAACGCCTGCTGTATGGCCATAGATTCCGCTATGGAACGGGTCCGCTCTGAAAAGATGAAAACAGTCCCTCCCCATCTTAAAGATTCTCATTACAAAGGAGCCGCCAAGCTGGGGCACGGACTTGATTATAAGTATGCTCATAGCTTCCCCAATCACTATGTCAAACAGCAGTATCTGCCCGATGAGGTGGTGGGAACCGTCTTCTATGAGCCGACAGATCTCGGCTATGAAAAAAAGATCAAGGAGTGGCTGGAATGGCTGAAAAAAGACTGA
- a CDS encoding tRNA threonylcarbamoyladenosine dehydratase yields the protein MENEFSRTELLLGHVSMEKLRNSHVLVFGVGGVGSHCIEALARSGIGTFTLVDNDVVSLTNINRQSIAYHSTVGQYKTQVMKDRILDINPEARVTAREQFVLSDDIGGMLEARPDYIVDAIDTVTAKVSLAVMAEERDIPIISSMGTGNKLDPSAFEIADIYETSVCPLCRVMRRELKKRGVKRLTVLYSKEEPAVICPAGAEMETKGASGRPAPGSVSFVPPVAGLLMAGYVVRRLAGV from the coding sequence ATGGAGAATGAATTTTCCAGGACAGAGCTTCTTCTGGGACATGTTTCCATGGAAAAGCTTAGAAACAGCCACGTACTGGTATTTGGGGTGGGAGGAGTAGGCTCCCATTGTATAGAAGCCCTCGCGAGGAGCGGGATCGGGACCTTTACCCTAGTGGATAATGACGTGGTCTCCCTAACCAATATCAACCGTCAGAGCATCGCCTATCACAGCACTGTCGGACAATATAAGACACAGGTGATGAAAGACAGGATTCTCGATATCAACCCGGAGGCCAGAGTGACAGCCAGAGAGCAATTTGTGCTGTCGGACGACATCGGGGGGATGCTGGAAGCAAGGCCGGATTATATCGTGGATGCCATCGATACGGTGACGGCAAAAGTCTCACTGGCCGTAATGGCAGAGGAGAGAGACATTCCAATCATCAGCAGTATGGGGACCGGAAATAAACTCGACCCATCTGCGTTTGAGATTGCAGATATTTATGAGACCTCGGTCTGCCCTCTGTGCAGAGTGATGAGGCGGGAGCTGAAAAAACGGGGCGTAAAACGTCTGACCGTACTGTATTCCAAAGAAGAGCCGGCTGTCATATGCCCCGCAGGGGCAGAGATGGAAACAAAGGGAGCCTCTGGGCGTCCCGCGCCGGGGAGCGTGTCTTTTGTACCTCCTGTGGCGGGGCTTCTTATGGCAGGCTATGTGGTGCGGAGGCTGGCAGGGGTGTAA
- a CDS encoding RNA polymerase sigma factor — translation MDTMEVVYQKYAKAVYGFLLSKTNHPDLAEEMTQEVFYQAVKSAGRFKEESSVLTWLCSIAGHVWCNYLRKKKQERTVALEETAQEMSVGSAEDAAIGNWDSLRTLKALHRLEEPMREVMYLRLTANLSFREIGEIMERTENWARVNYYRGKEKIWKEVKKDEPENTV, via the coding sequence ATGGATACGATGGAAGTGGTTTACCAGAAATATGCCAAAGCCGTATACGGGTTTCTCCTGTCAAAGACAAATCATCCGGATCTGGCGGAGGAGATGACCCAGGAGGTTTTTTATCAGGCGGTCAAAAGCGCCGGCCGTTTTAAAGAAGAAAGCAGCGTCCTCACCTGGCTGTGTTCCATCGCCGGCCATGTATGGTGCAATTATCTGAGGAAAAAGAAACAGGAGAGGACGGTAGCACTGGAGGAGACGGCACAGGAAATGTCTGTGGGTTCCGCAGAGGATGCGGCAATCGGGAACTGGGACAGTCTCCGGACCTTGAAAGCCCTTCACAGGCTGGAGGAACCAATGCGGGAAGTGATGTATCTGCGGCTGACAGCGAACCTTTCCTTTCGCGAGATCGGTGAGATCATGGAACGGACAGAGAATTGGGCAAGGGTAAATTATTACCGGGGGAAAGAGAAGATATGGAAGGAGGTCAAAAAAGATGAGCCAGAAAATACCGTGTGA
- a CDS encoding DUF4825 domain-containing protein encodes MSQKIPCELIQDLLPSYVDGLTSEVSGREIEEHFLTCRECRGRYETLRASAEEEKKEAQSKNKREIDYLKKVRNKNRTKIAAGIIATIMILALLAFLKLFVTGSSSSNYEPEISVDQGQVQIKGTLTDSAAAFVKCRLVSEGEKKRLVVYTALPSFWNKNGDFSAGYSLEEIGKGLLINGNEVMPDGSVISSKAAELFEKKNPYIGDMPANGRIAQTLGISDDLGGFQNSLQTTEEPYGWTLEFRDPVTGSGEELFRSRMEAYSCMLLALIDNAGEISWTYQAETEDGVHERSGSVTASEASQRLSKDIKSCSESKEQVQELLDELGIR; translated from the coding sequence ATGAGCCAGAAAATACCGTGTGAGCTTATACAGGATCTGCTGCCTTCCTATGTGGACGGACTGACCTCTGAGGTGAGTGGCAGAGAAATAGAGGAGCATTTTCTTACATGCAGAGAATGTCGCGGCCGGTATGAGACACTGCGCGCTTCTGCGGAAGAAGAGAAAAAAGAGGCACAGAGCAAAAACAAGAGAGAGATCGACTATCTGAAAAAGGTCCGGAATAAGAACCGGACGAAAATCGCCGCCGGGATAATCGCGACGATCATGATCCTGGCATTGCTTGCGTTCCTCAAGCTGTTTGTGACAGGAAGCTCCTCCTCGAACTATGAGCCTGAGATTTCTGTGGACCAGGGGCAGGTACAGATTAAAGGAACGCTTACAGACTCGGCCGCGGCATTTGTTAAATGCAGGCTTGTCTCAGAGGGGGAGAAAAAAAGGCTGGTGGTGTATACGGCTCTGCCTTCTTTTTGGAACAAGAATGGTGATTTCTCCGCAGGTTATTCCCTGGAGGAGATAGGAAAAGGACTGCTGATAAACGGGAACGAAGTCATGCCGGACGGCAGTGTCATTTCCAGCAAAGCCGCGGAATTGTTTGAAAAGAAAAATCCTTATATCGGGGATATGCCAGCAAATGGCCGCATTGCACAGACTCTGGGCATTTCAGATGATCTGGGGGGCTTTCAGAATTCTCTTCAAACGACGGAGGAGCCCTACGGATGGACTCTGGAATTCAGAGATCCAGTCACCGGAAGCGGGGAGGAATTATTCCGCAGCAGGATGGAGGCCTATTCCTGTATGCTTTTGGCGCTGATAGACAATGCGGGAGAGATTTCCTGGACCTATCAGGCGGAGACAGAGGACGGCGTACATGAGAGGAGTGGAAGTGTGACGGCATCTGAGGCTTCTCAGAGGCTTAGCAAGGATATCAAAAGCTGCTCGGAGAGCAAAGAACAAGTGCAGGAGCTGCTGGATGAACTGGGCATCCGCTGA
- a CDS encoding DUF5717 family protein, whose product MKERINRLAKGLIEYDEVQVSFSAAQIEEAVVLDDKKRGEFHVICEVGKAVKGLVYSTNQKVSLLSENFMGKDCRIIYEIDASYAEGDITGEFQVVCSGGEFRIPYHFHVCAVNPEGRQVTSLKEFTILAKENEEEALKFFESSDFVKCPFMQEAGIRVLYDGLWGRGNRQNALEEFLVGAGLKKPVLFHIKKKDRDYQAPPESFSDTLVIKRSGWGYIRLELTADTDFIQLERTAVTEQDFDGDSCTVGYTVRFDRLHAGHNWGAVQVKGIYGEETVPISVTLHSNRTWTDGPSYKKDFNNFISLDLKQWAGEYERNLLLNSMQTALSRTHATAQNPSVIRLYQAGIFLMQDKKDQALQMLEEARDAVLDNRDKDVASYCFYMYLKVRESGENVQRQTMVKLLRKYYEEGVASDMALYILMQTDQELLENDSLALSRLKEHFRKGCRSPYLYLGVCRILRKNPELLRVMEEFEIQSLWFGARYHMVEEGLAKKAALQSIQVKRCRRLCLRLLKKLYETYPSKEILTGVCAMLIRGDCRSEADFSWYAKGVEEDIHLTRLYEYYLYALPEGYDKPLPRILLLYFSYNHTLDYHAQAILYLNVLTYMKEDDEIYRAYESQIENFAVEQLFQSHMNEALAQIYSQMVFPEIIDEKIARVLPKLLYAKNIRCGNPWMRQVVLCYEEMRGETVATLRNGRAYVPVYLEDVHVMFQDDYGNRYSGIPYSMTGMMDCPKLAERTAELYPSHEMMRLLSCQQVLAKKQYYTEDIDILKDISQEENIHELYRKKLVSKIISYYYKMEETAACDEYLLSIDKKLLKAEDRFKVMDALITKDFHDEAYKMAARYGYRSLNISRILKLTSKMILKHLFEKDGLLLEMAYYCFVGGRYDDVIVEYLCCHYNGLSRPMYHVLSAALTGHITVYDMPERLLGQMLFDGVYCHLDEVFRCYIEGKSVDESLVRAYLVVKSQMYFEGNGKLDADILGYIEVQIERYEIKNGLPEICMLALTKYYSTADGLTDRQIELCQSIIDELYRKRIVFAYYKELDRFIDLPRELMGKTVIEYHGKRRQSIWIHQRLLPDGGETVIETIPHMFDGYFVKLVSLFYGETMEYEIYDDTNSSEPVMTGTAEYDGDSSRTEGNRAGRLDELLRLQASEDGNLKEKMESYSVRDEMTEKLFDYL is encoded by the coding sequence ATGAAGGAGCGGATTAACCGTCTTGCAAAAGGACTGATTGAATACGATGAAGTACAGGTCTCTTTTTCTGCTGCACAGATAGAAGAGGCTGTAGTTCTGGATGATAAAAAACGGGGAGAATTCCATGTTATCTGTGAGGTGGGAAAGGCCGTCAAGGGATTGGTCTATTCCACCAATCAAAAAGTAAGCCTGCTCAGCGAGAATTTTATGGGAAAGGACTGCCGGATCATTTATGAGATAGACGCCTCTTATGCGGAAGGAGACATCACGGGGGAATTCCAGGTGGTCTGCAGCGGAGGGGAGTTCCGGATTCCCTATCATTTTCATGTCTGCGCGGTAAATCCGGAGGGACGCCAGGTGACTTCCCTGAAGGAATTTACCATACTGGCCAAAGAGAACGAGGAGGAGGCCCTGAAATTTTTTGAGTCCTCTGATTTTGTCAAATGCCCGTTCATGCAGGAAGCCGGTATCAGGGTCTTGTACGATGGGCTTTGGGGACGAGGAAACCGGCAGAATGCGCTGGAAGAGTTTTTAGTAGGAGCCGGTTTAAAAAAACCGGTCCTGTTTCACATAAAAAAGAAAGACAGAGATTACCAGGCTCCGCCGGAGTCCTTTTCTGACACCTTGGTCATAAAGAGGAGCGGATGGGGATATATCCGCCTGGAGCTGACCGCGGATACTGATTTTATCCAACTGGAAAGAACTGCCGTCACGGAACAGGACTTTGACGGAGATTCCTGCACGGTGGGCTACACGGTGCGTTTTGACCGGCTTCATGCGGGACATAACTGGGGAGCCGTCCAGGTGAAAGGGATATATGGAGAAGAGACGGTGCCCATTTCTGTCACCCTTCATTCCAACCGGACCTGGACAGATGGACCTTCCTATAAAAAAGATTTTAATAACTTTATTTCTCTGGATCTTAAGCAGTGGGCGGGAGAATATGAGAGGAACCTTCTTCTCAACAGTATGCAGACGGCCCTTTCCCGCACTCATGCCACGGCGCAGAACCCCAGTGTCATCCGGCTTTATCAGGCGGGTATCTTTTTGATGCAGGATAAAAAGGATCAGGCTCTCCAGATGCTGGAGGAGGCCAGAGACGCGGTCCTGGACAACCGGGATAAGGACGTTGCCTCCTACTGCTTTTATATGTACCTTAAAGTACGGGAAAGTGGGGAGAATGTCCAGAGACAGACCATGGTGAAGCTGCTTAGAAAATATTATGAAGAAGGCGTTGCCTCGGACATGGCGCTTTACATTTTGATGCAGACGGACCAGGAGCTTCTGGAAAATGACAGCCTTGCGCTGTCCAGGCTCAAAGAACATTTCCGGAAAGGATGCAGAAGCCCCTATTTATATCTGGGTGTCTGCCGGATCCTGAGAAAAAATCCGGAGCTTTTGCGGGTCATGGAGGAGTTTGAGATACAGAGCCTCTGGTTCGGGGCCAGATATCATATGGTGGAAGAGGGACTGGCAAAAAAGGCGGCCCTCCAATCCATACAGGTGAAGCGGTGCAGGAGGCTCTGTCTCAGACTTCTGAAAAAGCTCTATGAGACATATCCGTCCAAAGAGATCCTGACCGGCGTCTGTGCGATGCTGATTCGGGGCGACTGCAGGAGTGAGGCCGATTTCAGCTGGTATGCCAAGGGGGTAGAAGAGGATATCCATCTGACCCGCCTTTACGAATACTATCTGTATGCGCTGCCGGAGGGATATGATAAACCGCTCCCGAGGATACTGCTCCTGTATTTTTCCTATAACCACACGCTGGATTATCATGCGCAGGCGATTCTTTATCTGAATGTGCTCACATATATGAAAGAGGACGATGAGATTTACCGGGCTTATGAGAGCCAGATCGAGAATTTCGCAGTAGAGCAGCTGTTCCAGAGCCATATGAATGAGGCCCTGGCTCAGATATACAGCCAGATGGTCTTTCCGGAAATTATTGATGAGAAGATCGCCCGGGTGCTTCCGAAACTTTTGTACGCAAAAAATATCCGGTGTGGGAACCCGTGGATGCGGCAGGTCGTGCTGTGTTATGAGGAAATGCGGGGAGAGACCGTGGCTACCCTGAGAAACGGGAGAGCCTATGTCCCGGTCTATCTGGAAGACGTCCATGTGATGTTCCAGGACGACTACGGGAATCGATACAGCGGCATACCGTATTCCATGACGGGCATGATGGACTGCCCGAAGCTGGCAGAGCGCACGGCGGAGCTTTATCCTTCCCATGAGATGATGCGCCTTTTGAGCTGTCAGCAGGTGCTCGCCAAGAAGCAGTATTATACGGAGGATATCGATATCCTGAAGGATATCTCCCAAGAAGAGAATATCCATGAGCTGTACCGGAAAAAATTGGTATCCAAGATCATTTCTTATTATTATAAAATGGAAGAAACGGCGGCCTGTGACGAATATCTCCTCAGCATCGATAAAAAGCTGCTGAAAGCGGAGGACAGGTTTAAGGTCATGGACGCCCTTATTACCAAGGATTTTCATGACGAGGCATATAAGATGGCCGCGAGGTACGGATACCGCAGCCTGAATATCAGCCGGATACTGAAGCTGACCTCCAAGATGATCCTGAAGCATCTGTTTGAAAAGGACGGGCTTCTGCTGGAAATGGCTTATTACTGTTTCGTGGGCGGCCGGTACGACGATGTGATTGTGGAGTATCTGTGCTGCCATTACAATGGACTGAGCCGGCCCATGTACCATGTCCTTTCCGCGGCCCTCACCGGACACATAACCGTATATGATATGCCGGAGCGCCTGCTGGGGCAGATGCTTTTCGATGGAGTATACTGCCACTTGGATGAGGTGTTCCGGTGCTACATCGAAGGAAAATCTGTGGACGAGAGTTTGGTGCGGGCTTATCTGGTTGTGAAGAGCCAGATGTATTTTGAAGGGAACGGAAAGCTGGATGCCGATATCCTGGGCTATATAGAAGTTCAGATCGAACGGTATGAAATCAAGAACGGTCTTCCGGAGATATGTATGCTTGCGCTGACTAAATATTACAGCACGGCGGACGGGCTGACGGACCGCCAGATCGAGCTGTGCCAGAGTATCATAGATGAGCTTTACCGTAAGCGCATTGTATTCGCTTACTATAAAGAGCTGGACCGGTTTATTGACCTTCCCCGGGAGCTGATGGGGAAGACTGTCATCGAGTATCACGGAAAACGGCGCCAGAGCATCTGGATTCACCAGAGACTTCTGCCGGACGGCGGAGAGACAGTCATAGAAACGATACCCCATATGTTTGACGGTTATTTTGTTAAGCTGGTGTCCCTGTTCTATGGAGAGACGATGGAATATGAGATCTATGATGACACCAACAGCTCGGAGCCGGTGATGACAGGCACTGCCGAATATGACGGAGACAGCAGCCGTACGGAGGGCAACCGCGCCGGACGGCTGGATGAACTGCTTCGTCTGCAGGCGTCGGAGGACGGGAATCTGAAAGAAAAAATGGAGAGCTATTCTGTCCGGGATGAGATGACGGAAAAGCTGTTTGATTATTTGTAA
- a CDS encoding DUF5716 family protein codes for MQELLLGIDICDDYSQISYFNPQTLEAENLGLTEDESSCMVPTVICKEKGTDSWFIGEEAYRCALYGKGTMVDKLVKLAGKKGTATIEGIKYSADDLLRIFIRQILAIPVGRLGSDKFASVVFAFQNKSADVMDTVIKVTDEMGIPRECVHMANHAETYLFYVISQKKELWINQSCLFDLSETGLHYYELNVIRGRKPQVVEVSHEELEEGFSLEILETNAGKKLGDTILSSCAERLLQRKVMTSVFLTGKGFEDSQWAAGFLRFVCNKRRAFSGPGLFARGAAYMAYDHMQEETSYPYVCLCEGRLQSTISMQVWHEGRERQLVLASAGSDWYEAKAAASFILDNTNVLEFLVTPMGNGRQSKLVIQLDEFPARPNKTTKVEVIAAFLSESKISIRVIDRGFGEFFPAAGQMIRQDFQI; via the coding sequence ATGCAGGAATTACTATTGGGAATCGACATATGCGATGATTACAGCCAGATCAGCTATTTTAATCCGCAGACCCTGGAGGCGGAGAATCTCGGGCTGACTGAGGATGAGAGTTCCTGCATGGTCCCCACGGTCATCTGCAAGGAAAAGGGAACAGATTCCTGGTTTATTGGCGAGGAAGCGTACCGGTGCGCCCTGTATGGAAAAGGTACTATGGTGGATAAGCTGGTGAAGCTGGCTGGAAAAAAGGGGACGGCTACCATCGAGGGGATCAAATATTCTGCCGATGATCTGCTGCGTATATTCATCAGGCAGATTCTGGCGATACCGGTGGGACGTCTGGGCAGCGATAAATTTGCGTCGGTAGTGTTCGCATTTCAAAATAAGAGCGCTGATGTGATGGATACGGTCATCAAGGTGACAGATGAAATGGGTATACCGAGAGAATGCGTACACATGGCAAACCATGCGGAGACGTATCTGTTTTACGTCATCAGCCAGAAAAAAGAGCTGTGGATCAATCAATCCTGCCTGTTCGACCTTTCCGAGACAGGTCTCCATTACTATGAGCTCAATGTGATCCGGGGAAGGAAGCCGCAGGTGGTAGAGGTGAGCCACGAAGAGCTGGAGGAGGGTTTCAGCCTGGAGATCCTGGAAACGAACGCTGGAAAAAAGCTGGGTGACACGATTCTCAGCTCCTGTGCCGAACGGCTTCTGCAGAGGAAGGTCATGACCTCCGTATTCCTGACCGGAAAAGGTTTTGAAGACAGCCAGTGGGCCGCCGGCTTCCTGCGTTTTGTCTGCAATAAGCGGCGGGCGTTTTCCGGCCCCGGCCTTTTTGCCAGGGGGGCCGCGTATATGGCGTACGATCATATGCAGGAGGAGACCTCTTATCCTTACGTATGTCTGTGTGAGGGACGTCTGCAGTCCACCATAAGCATGCAGGTCTGGCATGAAGGCCGGGAACGGCAGCTGGTGCTGGCGTCGGCCGGGAGCGATTGGTATGAGGCAAAGGCTGCCGCTTCCTTTATACTGGACAATACCAATGTGCTGGAATTTCTTGTGACGCCGATGGGAAACGGCCGCCAGAGCAAGCTGGTGATCCAGCTGGATGAATTTCCGGCCAGGCCGAATAAGACAACAAAGGTGGAGGTGATCGCGGCATTTCTGAGCGAGTCCAAGATCAGCATCCGTGTCATAGACAGGGGCTTCGGAGAGTTTTTTCCCGCGGCTGGTCAGATGATACGTCAGGATTTTCAGATATGA
- a CDS encoding shikimate kinase, which produces MNIALIGFMGVGKTTVSHALSERLGIEETDIDQWIVEKTGRPIAEIFEKEGEQAFRDRETEAIKELASGDGRILSCGGGAVLRACNVEALKRDGVIVLLTAEPETIFERVRCGKSRPVLNGNMNVGYIAHLMEKRRPAYEAAADFAVPTDGKPVEQIAEEIAERIGDKL; this is translated from the coding sequence ATGAATATTGCGTTGATTGGATTTATGGGCGTGGGAAAAACAACCGTTTCCCACGCCTTAAGTGAACGTCTTGGCATAGAAGAGACGGACATTGACCAGTGGATCGTGGAAAAAACGGGACGTCCCATAGCGGAGATTTTTGAAAAAGAAGGAGAACAGGCCTTCCGGGATAGGGAGACGGAGGCGATAAAAGAGCTGGCGTCGGGAGACGGCCGGATTCTTTCCTGCGGGGGCGGTGCGGTTCTGCGGGCGTGTAACGTGGAAGCGCTGAAGCGCGACGGAGTGATCGTGCTTTTGACGGCCGAGCCAGAAACCATCTTTGAGCGGGTGCGCTGCGGGAAATCCAGGCCGGTCCTCAATGGGAATATGAATGTCGGATATATCGCCCATTTGATGGAAAAAAGGCGGCCTGCCTATGAGGCGGCCGCAGATTTTGCGGTGCCGACGGACGGAAAACCCGTTGAGCAGATCGCAGAAGAGATCGCGGAAAGAATCGGAGACAAGCTGTAA